A segment of the Stigmatella aurantiaca genome:
CGCGTCCTGCCAGGCCCCCCGGTCATTGCGGCCCCCGTTGTCCGTGCGGCCATGCGGCACCGCGGCCTCGATGGCCGAGCGCACCGCCCCCAGGGAGTCCGGCAGCTGCTCCGCGCGCAGCGTGGTGCGCACGGCGATCATCCCACAGCCGATGTCCACCCCCACCGCCGCCGGGATGACCGCGCCCACCGTGGGCACCACGGAGCCCACCGTCGCGCCGAACCCACGGTGCACGTCCGGCATCGCGGCCACCCACTTGTGGATGAAGGGCAGGCCCGCGAGGTTCTTCAGCTGCTGCTTCGCCTCCTCCTCGAAGGGCACCCCCACCGTCCACGCCTTGATGGGGTTCTTCCCGCTCTCCGACAGCACCTCGTAGCCGCGATCCATGGTCTTGCCTTCCGCTGTTCGCCCGCGCCAGGTGCCGGGCACGGGAAGCGGTAAAGCAGCGCGCGTGCCAACCCACTCCCGAGGGAGGACGCCTCCAGGCCCCCCTTTTCCCTATCCCCTGGGATAAAGTCCTATCCGCATGGCGAAGACACGGGCGCGCAAGACGGTGGTTCTCGGGATGCTCGGGACGATGCTCGACGGGGGGCAGGGTCCCCGGCGGTGGGACCGGTGGCGTCCCACCGTGTCGCTGTGCCAACAGGAGGACCTGCTCGTGGACCGGCTGGAGCTCCTCCACGCCCCGAGTGCCGGGGTGCTCGCCGCCACGGTGACGGAGGACATCCTCCAGGTGTCCCCGGACACGCAGGTGCGCGGCGTGGAGGTGGACATCCAGGACCCCTGGGACTTGGAGGAGGTGTACGGGGCCCTGCTCGACTACGCCCGGAGCTACCCCTTCCAGCCCGAGCAGGAGGACTACCTCGTCCACATCACCACCGGGACGCACATCGTGCAGATCTGCATGTTCCTCCTGGTGGAGAGCCGGCACCTCCCCGCGCGGCTGATTCAGACCGCGCCCCCCTCGGGCCGGGACCGGGGCCCCGGCGGGCACAGCATCATCGACCTGGACCTGTCCAAGCACGACCGGCTGGCCACGCGCTTCCAGCAGGAGCAGCGCGAGGGGCTGTCCTTCCTCAAGGCGGGCATCGACACGCGCAACGCCGCGTTCAACCAGCTCATCGAGCGCATCGAACAGGTGGCCATCCGCTCCCGGGCGCCGCTGCTCATCACCGGCCCCACCGGGGCGGGCAAGTCCCAGCTCGCGCGGCGCATCTACGCGCTGAAGAAGGCCCGGCGGCAGGTGAGCGGCCCCTTCGTGGACCTCAACTGCGCCACGCTCCGGGGCGATGCCGCCATGTCGGCCCTCTTCGGCCACGTGAAGGGCGCCTTCACGGGGGCCCTGAGTGACCGGCCCGGGCTGCTGCGCCAGGCGAACGGGGGCATCCTCTTCCTGGATGAGATTGGCGAGCTGGGGGCGGACGAGCAGGCCATGCTCCTGCGCGCCGTGGAGGAGCAGCACTTCCTGCCCGTGGGCTCGGACAAGGAGGTGGAGAGCCGCTTCCAGCTCATCGCCGGGACGAACCGGGACCTCCAGACCGAGGTGGCCCAGGGGCGCTTCCGGGAGGACCTGCTGGCGCGCATCAACCTGTGGACGTTCCGCCTGCCTGCCCTGCGCGAGCGCCCCGAGGACATCCTCCCCAACCTCCTCTACGAGCTGGACCAGGCCTCGCAGACGCTGGACACCCGGGTGACGATGAACCGCGAGGCCCAGGAGCACTTCCTGCGCTTCGCCACCTCTCCCGAGGCCCGGTGGAGCGGCAACTTCCGCGACCTGAACGCGGCGGTGCTGCGCATGGCCACGCTGGCGCCCGGCGGCCGCATCACCCGGGAGAACGTGGACGAGGAGCTGGAGCGGCTCCGGGCCCACTGGCACCCGGGCTCCACCGGCCCGGGGGCCCCGGAGGAGCTGGTGCGGGAGGTGCTCGGGGCGGGCCTGGCGGCGGAGCTCGACCGGTTCGACCGGGTGCAGCTCGCGGATGTGCTCGCCGTGTGCCGTCAGTCCCGGTCGATGTCCGAGGCGGGGCGGGGCCTGTTCGCGCGCTCCCGCGAACGCAAGCAGAGCCCCAACGACGCGGACCGGCTGCGCAAGTACCTGGCCCGCTTCGGGCTGAGCTGGGGGGACGTGAGCCGGGGAAGCCCCGCCTCCTGAGCCCCCTGCGGTGTCACGGCGGGCACAGCTCCGCCACCGAGGTGAGCGCGCGCGCCAGCCGGTGCAGCTCGTGGCTCTTGAAGGGCTTCTTCAGCTCCATCAGCGGAGGGTTCTCCTCGGCGAAGTTGCGCAGCAGCTCCTCCCACGAGTAGTCGGAGTAGGCCGAGCAGAGCACCACGGGCAGCGCGGGGGCCACCTGGCGCAGGTGCTTCAGCGTCTCGAAGCCGTTCCATCCCGGCGGCATGCGGTAGTCCAGGAAGGCCAGGGCATACGGGTTGCCCTCGGCCAGGGCCGCCTTCACCTTGGCCACCCCTTCCTCGCCCTGGAAGGCCGAGTCCACCTCGAACAGGTCCGCGAGGTTCTCCTGCGCGGAGGAGGTGCCAAAGAGCGTCTCCTCCATCTGCGCCAGCGCATCCCAGCACTCCGCCGGGGCCGGGCAGAGCACCCGCTGGAAGTCCCGGTGAATGCTCTCGCAGTCGTCGATGATGAGGATCCGCTTCTTAGGCATGTGGTTGTCCCCCCTGCGGCTCGGCATTGGCTGGTAGCTCCAGTATGAAGGAGGCCCCTTGTCCAGGTCCATTGCTATGGACCCGCAGGGAGCCGCCCAGCTCCTGGGCGGCCAGGGCACTGGAGTGCAGCCCGAAGCCGTGCCCCTCCTGGCGGGTGGTGAAGCCGTGCTGGAAGATACGGGTGAGCAGCTCCGGCGCGATGCCCACGCCGTTGTCCTTCACCTCGATGTGAACCTGCCCCCCGGGGACCTGCTGTTCGATCCGGACGATCAACCGCCGCTCCTCCTCTGGAACCGCGTCCAGCGCATACTTGGCGTTGCTGATCAGGTTGACGAGGATCAACAACACCTTGTGCTTCTCGGTCAGGACCGAGGGAATGTCCGAGAGGATGCGCTCCACCTTGACCCGGTGCCGGCCGAGCGCGGCCTGGTTGATGCGCAGCGCGTCGTCCACCAGCGCCCGGAGGTCCACCTGCTCGTTCAGGTGGTGGGACGTCCGCGCATAGCGCTGCTGCAGGTTGACGATGGCGCCAATGTGCTCGGTGTGCCGGGTGACGTCGTTGAGGAGCAGCTGAATCTCCTTGCGCTCGCTCTGCAGGTTCTTGCCCAGCTGGTTCAGGAAGGGCAGCGCCGTCTGCCCGCGCCGGTCCCCCCGGATGAAGGCGGAGAGGTCCGCCTGGTGCTCCTCCAGCAGGGACGCCACCCGCTCCACGTTCTCGAGCTTCAGCCCCGTGAGCCGCTCCTTGGCCAGCATGACCGAGATGAGGACGCTGCTGAGCACGT
Coding sequences within it:
- the rtcR gene encoding RNA repair transcriptional activator RtcR → MAKTRARKTVVLGMLGTMLDGGQGPRRWDRWRPTVSLCQQEDLLVDRLELLHAPSAGVLAATVTEDILQVSPDTQVRGVEVDIQDPWDLEEVYGALLDYARSYPFQPEQEDYLVHITTGTHIVQICMFLLVESRHLPARLIQTAPPSGRDRGPGGHSIIDLDLSKHDRLATRFQQEQREGLSFLKAGIDTRNAAFNQLIERIEQVAIRSRAPLLITGPTGAGKSQLARRIYALKKARRQVSGPFVDLNCATLRGDAAMSALFGHVKGAFTGALSDRPGLLRQANGGILFLDEIGELGADEQAMLLRAVEEQHFLPVGSDKEVESRFQLIAGTNRDLQTEVAQGRFREDLLARINLWTFRLPALRERPEDILPNLLYELDQASQTLDTRVTMNREAQEHFLRFATSPEARWSGNFRDLNAAVLRMATLAPGGRITRENVDEELERLRAHWHPGSTGPGAPEELVREVLGAGLAAELDRFDRVQLADVLAVCRQSRSMSEAGRGLFARSRERKQSPNDADRLRKYLARFGLSWGDVSRGSPAS
- a CDS encoding response regulator, which produces MPKKRILIIDDCESIHRDFQRVLCPAPAECWDALAQMEETLFGTSSAQENLADLFEVDSAFQGEEGVAKVKAALAEGNPYALAFLDYRMPPGWNGFETLKHLRQVAPALPVVLCSAYSDYSWEELLRNFAEENPPLMELKKPFKSHELHRLARALTSVAELCPP